GCGTATTAAAGGCGTAGTAATAGGTGCCAAGCTGCGGCGGCGTATAGACCTGGCCGGGAATATCTTTCTTCAATTTTTGATAAAGATTTTTCGGGAAAGATTCGGTGATATCCACACCATTTGCCAGATAGCGTTTGGTAGCGGCAGATTCCTGGTTGATCGGTACAAACGTCACCTTCTGAATCACCGTTTTGCCGTCGTCCCAGTACTGTTTATTGCGATCGAGCACCAGTTTTTCATTCACCACCCGGTCCGTCAGCACATACGCGCCGTTACCCACCAGATTGCCCGGACGCGTCCATTCTGCGCCACTTTCCGCATTCTTTTTTTGTACCGGATAGAAGGCAAAACTGGCGGCCAGGCTGGGGAACCACGGCAACGGCCTGTCGAGTTGCACGCGCAAGGTTCGCGCATCCACCGCGCTGATGCCCAGTTTATCTGGCGGCATTTTCCCTTCGGTGATGTTCTTCGCATTGCTGACACCCGCCAGCGCGGCAAAACCCGAGAAAGGCGACGTGGTTTTCGGATCGACCAACCGCTGCCAGCTATAGACAAAATCCTGCGCCGTGACCGGTGTGCCATCGGACCATTTTGCATTGTTGCGCAGGGTAAATGTCCAGACGCGGTTGTCGCTGCTTTGCCATTTTTCTGCCACGCCGGGGACAATTTCGCCCTTCTCATTTTGGTTAACCAGCCCTTCGAAGAGATCGCGGATCACCTGAATTTCTGGCAGCCCGACGGCTTTGGCCGGATCCAGCGTCGCCGGTTCGTCTTTAATGTGCCGCACAACTTCCTGTTTGTCCGCCAGTTGAGTACCCGGTGGCACATCCGCCGCAAAGGCGGCTGTTGATAAACCGCACAACCAGAGCGCGCAGCTCAACTTTGAAATTCGATGCTTCATGGGATCCCCTTATGATGTGCCACGTCCCGGTAAAAGATGAGGTAATTATTTGTTTTAACACTAAGGAATGCAAATTCATGCACGTGGAAAATGATTTGCGTCGCACCGTTTTATACTCAACACTTGCTGTAAGCACACCAGAACCGGAAAAAAACCATGACTGTCACACGTCCACGCGCGCTACGGGGCGTTTTTGCCCACGGGAGTGAAGAGTTTGGCCGCTCACTGTTAGGCGCGCCGCTGATTTGGTTCCCGGCCCCGCTCGCCACGCACCAAAGCGGGTTGATCATCGCTGGTACGCATGGGGATGAAAATGCGGCGGTTGTCACGCTCTCCTGCGCCTTGCGCACGCTCGCCCCGGATCTGCGCCATCATCATGTGGTGTTAGCGGTCAACCCGGATGGCTGCCAGCTTGGTTTACGCGCGAATGCGAACGGCGTCGATCTCAATCGCAACTTTCCGGCGGCGAACTGGAAGTCCGGCGACACGGTTTATCGCTGGAACAGTGCTGCGGAAGAACGCGATGTGGTATTGCAAACCGGCGATGCGCCAGGTTCGGAGCCGGAAACTCAGGCGTTGTGTCAGCTGATTCACCGTATTCATCCGGCATGGGTAGTGACGTTTCATGATCCGCTGGCCTGTGTGGAAGACCCGCGTGAAAGCGCCCTCGGAAAGTGGTTATCAGACGGCTTTTCCCTGCCGCTGGTGACCAGCGTTGGTTACGAGACACCGGGTTCGTTCGGTAGCTGGTGTGCAGATATCAACCTGCACTGTATTACCGTTGAGTTCCCGCCGGTCTCGTCTGATGCAGCCAGTGAAAAATACCTGGCCGCAATGACTTCCCTGCTGCACTGGGATCCTCAAAGATGAAGTGTGCCGGTGGAATAGCGTAACGCGGGCTCGACATCCACCGCCAGCCAGGTCGGGCCATCCAGATCGGCAAAACGCACGCCATTAACCAGAGGCAACGCCGCCGCGATGGCTCTGGATGTACAGATCATGCAGCCGAGCATTAATGAAAACCCCTGCGCTGATGCCTCCTGAGCCAGCGCCAGCGCCTCGGTCAGGCCGCCGGTTTTATCCAGCTTGATATTGACCATCTCGTAGCGCCCATGCAGAGATTTCAGGCTTTCCCGCGTGTGGCAACTCTCATCGGCACAAATCGGCAAGGGGTGAATAAAGTTCGCCAGCATCGCATCGTCGTTGGCAGGCAGCGGCTGTTCCAGCATCGCCACGCCCAAATCCGCCAGCAACTGACAGCGCGCGGCCAGCCCTTCGCTGCGCCACGCTTCGTTAGCATCCACAATCAGTGTCGCCCCGGGAGCCGCCGCGCGGATCGCGACCAGCCGTTCGCTTATCAGATGATCGTCGAGCTTAATCTTCAGCAGTTTCGCGCCCTTTTCACTTAACGCTGCCGCGCTGGCCGCCATCTGTTCCGGGGTGCCGATAACCACGGTCTGTGCGGTGGTCACGCTTGTTGGGAGTTCAACGCCGGTGTATTGCGCCAGAGTGCGTTGCGCTTTTCGCGCCGCCAGATCCCATAATGCACAATCCACCGCGTTACGCGCCGCGCCAGGCGGTAACAGGGTTTGCAACTCTTCCCGGTTGAGGCCGTTTTGCAGTTGCGGCACTATCGTCATGATTTGCGCCATTACGGAGGCTTCACTTTCACCATAGCGCGGATACGGCGTGCATTCGCCAGACGCTTTAATCCCGTCTTCTTCCAGCTCGACCACGACCACTCTTGCTTCACTGCGGGCACCGCGCGATATCACAAACGGTGTATGCAGCGGCCATGTTTCCTCATAAACGTTGACGTTTCTCATGCTCGCTCCTCTGACGGAATGTAAACCAGTATAGATACGAAAATAGGTTTGCCGTGATCTCCGCCGGTGTCATACACTAGCGCCGACGTTAACTATATGTAAACAGGAAGATAATATGTCACAACTCGTTCATTTTCAGGGCAACCCGGTTCCGGTTGCAGGCGCTATTTTGCAGGTGGGTACAAAAGCGAAGCCGTTTACGCTGGTGGCGAAAGATCTCTCTGATGTGGCGCTGAGCCAGTTCGCCGGGAAACGCAAAGTACTGAACATTTTCCCGAGCATTGATACCGGTGTTTGCGCAGCATCCGTGCGTAAATTCAACCAACTGGCGACCGAAATGAACAACACCGTGGTGCTGTGTATTTCCGCCGATCTGCCGTTTGCGCAATCCCGTTTTTGTGGCGCGGAAGGTCTGAGCAACGTCATCACCCTTTCTACGC
The nucleotide sequence above comes from Kosakonia sp. H02. Encoded proteins:
- a CDS encoding peptide ABC transporter substrate-binding protein; translation: MKHRISKLSCALWLCGLSTAAFAADVPPGTQLADKQEVVRHIKDEPATLDPAKAVGLPEIQVIRDLFEGLVNQNEKGEIVPGVAEKWQSSDNRVWTFTLRNNAKWSDGTPVTAQDFVYSWQRLVDPKTTSPFSGFAALAGVSNAKNITEGKMPPDKLGISAVDARTLRVQLDRPLPWFPSLAASFAFYPVQKKNAESGAEWTRPGNLVGNGAYVLTDRVVNEKLVLDRNKQYWDDGKTVIQKVTFVPINQESAATKRYLANGVDITESFPKNLYQKLKKDIPGQVYTPPQLGTYYYAFNTQKGPTADARVRLALSMTIDRRVIAEKVLGTGEKPVWRFTPDVTAGFTPQPSQIEQMSQAELNAQAKTLLQAAGYGPQRPLKLTLLYNSSENHQKIAIAVASMWKKNLGAEVKLQNQEWKTYIDSRNSGNFDVIRASWVGDYNEPSTFLSVLTSSSSSNIPRFSNAAYDKVMNQAALESTAKARNADYNEAEHIIAEKAPIAPIYQYTNGRLIKPWLKGYPINNPEDVAYSRTLYILKH
- the mpaA gene encoding murein tripeptide amidase MpaA, which gives rise to MTVTRPRALRGVFAHGSEEFGRSLLGAPLIWFPAPLATHQSGLIIAGTHGDENAAVVTLSCALRTLAPDLRHHHVVLAVNPDGCQLGLRANANGVDLNRNFPAANWKSGDTVYRWNSAAEERDVVLQTGDAPGSEPETQALCQLIHRIHPAWVVTFHDPLACVEDPRESALGKWLSDGFSLPLVTSVGYETPGSFGSWCADINLHCITVEFPPVSSDAASEKYLAAMTSLLHWDPQR
- the ycjG gene encoding L-Ala-D/L-Glu epimerase — translated: MRNVNVYEETWPLHTPFVISRGARSEARVVVVELEEDGIKASGECTPYPRYGESEASVMAQIMTIVPQLQNGLNREELQTLLPPGAARNAVDCALWDLAARKAQRTLAQYTGVELPTSVTTAQTVVIGTPEQMAASAAALSEKGAKLLKIKLDDHLISERLVAIRAAAPGATLIVDANEAWRSEGLAARCQLLADLGVAMLEQPLPANDDAMLANFIHPLPICADESCHTRESLKSLHGRYEMVNIKLDKTGGLTEALALAQEASAQGFSLMLGCMICTSRAIAAALPLVNGVRFADLDGPTWLAVDVEPALRYSTGTLHL
- the tpx gene encoding thiol peroxidase, with translation MSQLVHFQGNPVPVAGAILQVGTKAKPFTLVAKDLSDVALSQFAGKRKVLNIFPSIDTGVCAASVRKFNQLATEMNNTVVLCISADLPFAQSRFCGAEGLSNVITLSTLRNADFLDNYGVGISDGALKGLAARAVVVIDENDNVVFSQLVNEITNEPDYTAALEALKG